AAATATTTactgtcgggcggcacggtggtggagtggttagcgctgtcgcctcacagcaagaaggtccgggtttgagccccatggccggcgagggcctttctgtgcagagtttgcatgttctccccgtgtccgcgtgtgtttcctccgggtgctccggtttcccccacagtccaaagacatgcaggttaggttaactggtgactctaaattgaccgtaggtgtgaatgtgagtgtgaatggttgtctgtgtctatgtgtcagccctgtgatgacctggcgacttgtccagggtgtaccccgcctttcgcccgtagtcagctgggataggctccagcttgcctgcgaccctgtagaacaggataaagcggctacagataatgagatgagacattgtttTATACTGTAGCAATAATATTGTCTTGTTTTTTTATAAAATCACTTTTGCCGCCACCCTGTGGTTAGGAATAGGATTGCTCCTGTAACAGCGCTGTTGCTCCACGAGGTGTCAGTGTGGCGCTCATTCACTCACATTAAACACCACCAAGGAAGAAACTATGTTGTGGAGTCGACATTTGTGACCTAACAAGTGCTGCTGCTGTTTGTTTTAATGTGTGGCTAAAATAACATGGCCGAGTCTTCATCAGATTTCACAGAATACACCGCGGAAACCAAACCGGTATGCGAGCTGGGAAGCGAATGCTAAGTGGCTAGTCTGTAGTTGGTGTTAGCTGTGTGACTgagtgatgtggacattgttatTATTGAATATGAAAAGCTGTGAATATATTTAGCAGGCAGTGTTAGGAGCAGAATACACTCCGACAGAGGAGGAGAGGAAAGTGTTCAAACAGTGCGATGAAGAGAGCTTCTGGTACAGATGTGAGTACTGCGCATGTGCAAGACTGACCTTTCTACATTATTTTTACCTTTTTATCTTTCATTCTTTTCCCATTTCGTTCATtttccatcacttttaacttattGTACTTCAAGTCCTCAGAGTTTGCTGTGGAAATGCACGTGTTTTTCACATCACATCTTTTACACTGTTATGAAGCTTTATCTaatttgctgtctctctctctttcctgtctCTCTTCCCCTTCTCTTTCCTGTCTCTCTTCCCCTTCTCTTTCCTGTCTCTCTTCCCCTTCTCTTTCCCCTTTCTCTCTTTCCCGTCTCTctttccccttcctctctttcttgtctctctttccccttcctctctttcctgtctctctttccccttcctctttcctctgtctctctttcctctgtctctctttccccttcctctctttcctctctcttttccccttcctctctttcctctctcttttccccttcctctctttcctctctcttttccccttcctctctttcctctctcttttccccttcctctctttcctctctcttttccccttcctctctttcctctctcttttccccttcctctctttcctctctcttttccccttcctctctttcctctctcttttccccttcctctctttcctttctcttttccccttcctctctttcctctctcttttccccttcctctctttcctttctcttttccccttcctctctttcctttctctttcccccttcctctctttcctttctctttcccccttcctctctttcctttctctctttactctgtctctcttcccccttcctctctcctctctctcttccccttcctctcttttcctctgtctctctttcccccttcctctcttttcctctgtctctctttcccccttcctctcttttcctgtctctctcttccccttcctctcttttcctctgtctctcttttccccttcctctcttttcctctgtctctctttcccccttcctctcttttcctgtctctctcttccccttcctctcttttcctctgtctctctttcccccttcctctcttttcctctgtctctctttcccccttcctctcttttcctctgtctctctttcccccttcctctcttttcctgtctctctttcccccttcctctcttttcctctgtctctctttcccccttcctctcttttcctctgtctctctttcccccttcctctcttttcctgtctctctttcccccttcctctcttttcctctgtctctctttcccccttcctctcttttcctctgtctctctttcccccttcctctcttttcctctgtctctctttcccccttcctctcttttcctctgtctctctttcccccttcctctcttttcctctgtctctctttcccccttcctctcttttcctctgtctctctttcccctgtctctctttccccttcctctctttcccccttcctctcttttcCCCGTCCTCTCTTTTCCCCGTCCTCTCTTTTCCCCGTCCTCTCTTTTCCCCGTCCTCTCTTTTCCCCGTCCTCTCTTTTCCCCGTCCTCTCTTTTCCCCGTCCTCTCTTTTCCCCGTCCTCTCTTTTCCCCGTCCTCTCTTTTCCCCGTCCTCTCTTTTCCCCGTCCTCTCTTTTCCCCGTGTCTCTCTTTTCCCCGTGTCTCTCTTTTCCCCGTGTCTCTCTTTTCCCCGTGCCTCTCTTTTCCCCGTGTCTCTCTTTCCCCCTGTCTCTCTTTTCCCCTGTCTCTctttccccttcctctctttcctgtctctctttccccttcctctctttcctgtctctctttccccttcctctctttcctgtctctctttccccttcctctctttcctgtctctctttccccttcctctctttcctctctcttttccccttcctctctttcctctctcttttccccttcctctctttcctctctcttttccccttcctctctttcctctctcttttccccttcctctctttcctctttcttttccccttcctctctttcctctctcttttccccttcctctctttcctctctcttttccccttcctctctttcctctctcttttccccttcctctctttcctctctctttactctgtctcttcccccttcctctcttttcctctgtctctcttcccccttcctctcttttcctctgtctctctttcccccttcctctcttttcctctgtctctctttcccccttcctctcttttcctctgtctctctttcccccttcctctcttttcctctgtctctctttcccccttcctctcttttccccatctctctttcccccttcctctcttcccccgtctcttttccccttcctctctttcccCTGTCTCTCTTTCCCCGTGTCTCTCTTTCCCCCTTCCTCTTTTCCCCGTGCCTCTCTTTTCCCCGTGCCTCTCTTTTCCCCGTGCCTCtcttttcccccttcctctctttcccccttcctctctttcccccttcctctctttctcCCGTCCTCTCTTTCTCCCGTCCTCTCTTTCTCCCGTCCTCTCTTTTCTCCCGTCCTCTCTTTTCCCCCGTCTCTCTTTTCCCGTGTCTctctttcccccttcctctctttctcccttcctctctttcccccttcctctctttcctCTGTTTCTCAGCGGTGCCGTTCTCCCTCAGTGGTATGGCCCTCACTCACATGCTCGTTACCAAAGGTGTGTATTGTGTTTACTCCATCACACATttaacttcattcattcatttactgtTATGAAATGTAAACGAGGCTCATGTTTATGCATATAGGGAAGCTGACGGCATCTGCACGGTTCGGATCTCTTCCTAAAGTGCTGTGTGAGTTCATTAAACCTTATACACTTGTGTGTCTGTGCGCTCATTGTCTGgttactgagtgtgtgtgtgtgtgtgtgtgtgtgtgtagttgctgGCATGTGTGGCTACTTCGCTGGAAAGCTGTCCTACATGAAGGCGTGTCAGCAGAAATTCTACAAGTTAGAAAATTCACCAATCGCAGAAACTCTTCGACAGAGACACCGACATCATCAGCGTCCACCGCAGTAAGCATGCACAtgcgcgcacactctctctcccagtgTCTGAATGAAATTTGTAAATTCCAGTTTCTGATGTCAAACACCTTGGTTAAAATTGTAAGAACACTTGCTAGGTAACTGCAAAATGTGGAAACCAAACCAGCAGGCAAGTTAGCGAGGTCAGTGATTTAGTGTGCGAGCTTGTTTAGTTCCTGCGCACCTCAGTTCTCTTCTTTCTGTGTCTGGTGAATGTTTGAGGTTTGCTGGTCCTCAGTCGGAGCTCAGTGAGGATGAGAAACCTCAGTTTGAAGCGTTTCAGTCAGAGAGTGCGTTTCAGTCAGAGAGTGTGTCCCAGTCGCCGCTGTATTCCCCTCCTGACTTCAGCTACAGTGACaccacacactcggctccacaccACGACCTTCACACGCACGGTACTTCACCCTCTCTACAGTCATCTGTCTACTCTCTATACATGTATGGAGTTTATTATTAGAGATTTTTTGAAAAGTTGTTTGATCTTTCAGCCACTGCTGTACTTTTCCTGGCCTTAATGTGATTAGATCACATTTTCCACCTCTAATACCGCTCTTACCAATCAGGACGTAGAGCATGGTACTGTAGTAAGGATGAATTAGTGTAGCATTGTTCTGAGCTGTTGATGAAATGTGGCAGCGCTGCGTGAGGAGGATGAGGAGCAGGAAGTGAAGAGGAAGCCCATCCTTTACGAGGAGCTGCGCAACAAGAACAGGGAGAACTATGACATCACCCGGAACCAGAAGATGGACCGAGACACGCCCAAgaaggagggtgagagagagcaCTGTCAGTCAAACTCCTGCTATGGttgcgtgctttttttttttttttaataaaaacactTTGAGGTGAGATAAACCTTCATAATCCGTTAACTGAGTCAGCCTCTTCACTACGTTGAAGTTGTCTGATTTCTAACAGTTTCTTTAGTCTGCTGTAATAACAGGAGCATAATTACGCTTTGATTAAAGTAAACAATTTAATAGTAATTGTTAAACAGTGTGTTGAATATAGGATGATGTACTTTCACTCTCTTTGCAGTGAAGAAGAACAAATACGGTGATGCATGGGAGGAATGAGGAGTCGAGCAGCACCTCAATGCCAGGAGAGCGCTCTGCTGTGCTGCGTGTCCGTAATGGAGCCTGAACCTGTGAACACCTGTTGTTCCTGGATTAATAATAAAAActccaaaatggaaaaaaaaaaaggttcttttTGTGAGAAATGCAGAGATGGCATGAAAGACAGTTTTTCTGGAAAATCTGCAGTGCTTGCTTTCACAAACGTTgatttgaaatctcatctcattatctgtagccgctttatcctgttctacagggtcgcaggcaagctggagcctatcccagctgactacgggcgaaaggcggggtacaccctggacaagtcgccaggtcatcacagggctgacacatagataaacaaccatccacactcacattcacacctacggttaatttagagtcaccagttaacctaacctgcatgtctttggactgtgggggaaaccggagcacccggaggaaacccacggggagaacatgcaaactccacacagaaaggccctcgctggccacggggctcgaacccggaccttcttgctgcaaggcgacagcgctaaccactacaccaccgtgttgcccgcTGATttgaaatataaatatatatattttaaagagTAATAATAGAAGTATGAATGAAAATAGTGTAAAATCCCACAATTTGCCCTGTTCTCTGTAACTGGTACATTCTATTTGTTGTTTTTCAATGGAAAAATTGAAGCATTGAAGTATCACACCCAAGGCAGATGTTTCTCCTGTGAGTTTTTTTTTCACGCTTTATTCGATAAAATACAGATATATTATTAGTGTATGTTAAACaaagttaattaaaaaaattatttaaatctATTTAGAACAGTACAAATATCTGTGATGATAATGAATCCTCTCGCGATAACAGAAAAAGTGGACGTTAAAGTTTCCGTCCCAACATGTACTCTCGCGATAACAGAAGGGTTGACTCCCCCTCCCCGTTCAGctgtcgaactctcgcgataattCGGCTCGCTCTCGAAGCGAGTCCGGGAACTGTAGCGGATGTTGATGTTTTGctcggcactgtgtgtgtgttccgcCAGAAAATCTCGTTTATGTGGCGTTTCATGAAACCCAGCGTTGAATTCGATTGTTCTGAGTGACCTGTGCGGAAAGCCGAGTCTCTCCCAGGAAGCAGGAGGCCGAGAGACCGGCCATGATGGAGGACTTTGATGAGAtttacgaggaggaggaggaggaagaagaagaagaggaggatgaaGGCCGGGCGGCAGAGGAGCAGCTGCTTAAATTCGGCCCGGAACCGGTGCTGGTGCGCGGAGCAGGCCGAGCCACTGTGTAAGTGACTCCGTGAAACTTAAAGAAATATCGCTGCCTAAACCTCGATAGCAGCCATTTCAGTTTTAATTCGCTTCCGACCTATTTTCCGACAAGTTCCGCCCTCGTTGGCTATGATTGGCTGGTAGTTCTGgcctctgattggctgagtgCTTGCGAGTACGACAATGAGCCAATAATCATACAGGATTGTCTGTTCCAGTAGCTAATCATGATACAGGAGGGCGGGATGTGGAGGAATATGAAATTATAAATTTTATCGAATttaattttaaattaaatttttattttaagcCACAAGAGCTAAACAGAGTACAGCACgctaataattaacaattatttaaaTTAATGACCATATTTAAAACTAGACTGTACATGAACTGTGTTTTCTCTGTCATTAGGTTTGGACTCAGCAATAAATTTGAGACAGAGTTTCCCTCAGCACTCACAGGGAAGGTGAGAGAGCCATGATCACTGCAGCCTTCACTTCCTCAGCATCTTTCACACCCAAACAATAGATTAATAAACACGACACGCACGCAGTATCCTCTCTAAATTCTGAATTTGTCTAATAAACTAAACCAAATAGATTTACAAGTTGTATAAAACATTAGTCTGTTTGCAGGTATAGTATTTGCACACACTGCATACAGGACAGTCCTGCTCCTTTGTGTCCTACAGCACTTATACGCAGCTCTAAATACTGGacacaagtacagtggtgcttgaaagtttgtgaaagcttttgaattttctacagtatatttctgcataaatatgacctaaaacatcatcagattttcacacaagtcataaaagtagataaagagaacccagttaaacaaatgagacaaaattataatacttggtcatttatttattgaggaaaatgatccaatattacatatctgtgagtggcaaaagtatgtgaacctttgctttcagtatctggtgtgacccccttgtgcagcaataactgcaactaaacgtttgcggtaactgttgatcagtcctgcacaccggcttggaggaattttagcccattcctccatacagaacagcttcaactctgggatgttggtgggtttcctcacatgaactgctcacttcaggtccttccacaacatttccattggattaaggtcatttggccagtccaaaacattaactttattcttctttaaccattctttgttagaacaACTTGtgggcttagggtcgttgtcttgctgcatgacccaccttctcttgagattcagttcatggacagatgtcctgacattttcctttagaattcgccggtataattcagaattcattgttccgtcaatgatggcaagccgtcctggcccagatgcagcaaaacagtcccaaaccatgatactaccaccaccatgtttgatagatgggataaggttcttatgctggaatgctgtgttttcctttctccaaacataacgcttctcatttaaagcaaaaagttctattttggtctcattcatccacaaaacatttttccaatagccttctggcttgtccacgtgatctttagcaaactgcagatgagcagcaatgttctttttggagagcagtggctttctccttgcaaccctgccatgcacaccattgttgttcagtgttctcctgatggtggactcatgaacattaacattagccaatgtgagagaggccttcagttgcttagaagttaccctggggtcttttgtgacctcgccaactattacatgccttgctctcggagtgatctctgttggtcgaccactcctggggagggaaacgatggtcttgaatttcctccatttgtacacagtctgtctgtctgtctgtctgtctgtggattggcggagtccagactcttgagagatggttttgtaaccttttccagcctgatgagcatcatctcatctcattatctctagccgctttatcctgttctacagggtcgcaggcaagctggagcctatcccagctgactacgggcgaaaggcggggtacaccctggacaagtcgccaggtcatcacagggctgacacatagacacagacaaccattcacactcacattcacacctacagtcaatttagagtcaccagttaacctaacctgcatgtctttggactgtgggggaaactggagcacccggaggaaacccacgtggacacggggagaacatgcaaactccacacagaaaggccctcgccagccacggggctcgaacccggaccttcttgctgtgaggcgacagcgctaaccactacaccaccgtgccgccccctgatgagcatcaacaacgctttttctgaggtcctcagaaatctcctttgttcgtgccatgatacacttccacaaacatgtgttgtgaagatcagactttgatagatccctgttctttaaataaaccagggtgcccactcacacctgattgtcatcccactgattgaaaacacctgactcgaatttcaccttcaaattaactgctagtcctagaggttcacatacttttgccactcacagatatggaatattggatcattttcatcagtaaataaatgaccaagtgtaatatttttgtctcatttgtttaactgggttctctttatctacttttaggacttgtgtgaaaatctgttgttgttttaggtcatatttatgcagaaatatagaaaattctaaagggttcacaaactttgaagcaccactgtatctactcTAGGGCATGTCCCCTGGAGTCCGAAGCAGGAagaggtgttttttgtttttatttcagtgctGCATGTTTACTGATCATGATGGTGGTTGTGTTCTTCCTGCTCTGCTGATGTGTAGGTGGCACCGGAGGAGTTTAAAGCCAGTATAAGTCGTGTGAACGGCTGTCTGAGGAAGACGCTGCCGGTGAACGTGCGCTGGCTGCTATGTGGCTGTTTGTGCTGCTGCTGCACGCTGGGACTCAGTCTGTGGCCCGTCATCTGCCTCAGCAAACGCGTCAGTCTTCATTTACACTCTTACACACTCATACTGGCTTCACACACGCGCACATTGCTCACGTCATCGCACTGTAATTGTGTACATAGCAGCCTTTGATGGATAGAATGATATAAAGTATGGAAAAGTGGTTTTATATAGTAATTCAAAGGCACAAATTTCCAAATGTGGAAAAATTAAAGAAATGCAGGGGGGTTTAACAATAAATATGAATATGAACACAGCACAATAACTCACTCTTCCCTAAAGTGAACATTAGAGCTGGACAGTATGGCCATATGAGCATATGACACAATATGACTATATAATATACATGTACCAATATCAGTTCTGTTGAACAGAAAGTTTATTAATAATGTTTATAATAACTTTTTTGAAACAATTTTGTCGTCCTTTCTGTCGTTAAACAATCAGCTATTTATTTCTGTGGATATTACATAtataatttaactttttttttaacagttttcCTCATTTCTGGTGTTCTTActgtttattgaggtatttcacccacttgaccaagtcatgtgacgctgccattttggacggcacggctcgaatcagtttgaatgcgaggaaggcgacaaacgaaaaacataaaagaaaaaggagcgagatgcagaaaacaccttcactatccagcgacgtagggcatttacagggcgagcagagggagaggtatttgcaaaaattgaggttagcaggcttatgccgcttttccactacaaacgcggctgagtcgggctgagccgtgccgggctgagcggggctgttggagttgcatttcgactacaaccgcgctgaaccgtgctggctggaagtgggtggacacattgggtggagttagcgaaagtgggtggacgtcacgtgatgtcgttaagcagcgcaaacagtgacatcagtgatcttttaagcggtagtctcacgacccggagagtaaacaataaacatggaggacatggagtcgttagtgttgctggtcttggtgctgtggcttgttgtcaccgacaacgccaacagatactggcaagagcgtatagatgaggcgaggtgcataaggcttcagaaattctcgtaattattctccttccgggtttgcggtgtttacagatcccagcgtgctcgcggggcgtgtgtgggcatgtgaggacactcctcctcaccaatcagtgcacaggggagtgtctcctcacgcccccagcctcactcggcacggcttggctcgcttcagccccactccaaaacggtgcgagttttaggggctaagcagggctgaaacgagctgagtcgtgctggtttttggtagtcgaaacgcgagccgtgtcgggctgaagtgagctgaagcgagctgaagtgagctgaaaaagggtagtggaaaagggccattagagaacgacgtttacctgcttccaccaggattgttcactgacccatcgccatacacaggtttgggcgattagaatagaatattgaatagaatattattttccttttgatgaataaagtttataaatactacttatatcgtgtcatagccggagcgcgccagcgagctcccccggcgcgccagcgagctcctccggcgcgccggggagctcgctggcgcgccgggggagctcgctgtttgtcatgtattattttccttttgatgaataaagtttataaatactacttatatcatgtcatagccggagctcgctggcgcgccggggagctcgctggcgcgctcCGGCTATGACACGATATAActagtatttataaactttattcatcaaaaggaaaataatacatgacaaacaggagaacaaaatgtctgctacatgcaaccctagacaaattaacactgccttgtttcactgctcagatgggttaacaaacactgacccatttactttttgctatatattttatcaaaattgcgttgactgataaactaacctgaaatgaaatgatcactgcaaagtctggagtactctgttggctcccaatcctgtctcttcacagctgcaatccatttggccctcttgtctgggtcagtaggaaaccggtaaaaggagcgtcctgcacgctgtccctgtctgttgtggcagcccacagcacaacaagcaaacaccatggttatttatagagtgcttactgacaaattaatctattctaggtgtctgtaacacgtttttttccaagctggttctccctctctgtctgcagcgttagtatgtagcttgccgtccaaaatggcggacaccggggcgtcatgtgaccctgtgacgtcaggtgaaatacctcaataggcaaaaaaaagtttgagtttttattttcattcctttttttctgttaaataatAGATACTAAATACAATGTTAAATCTTTTACCAGCTGCACTGAACGCCACAttgctctaaaaaaaaaaaaaaaaaaaaaaggcaaacggCGACATCTATTCAAAACATGGCTCTAATCC
This Neoarius graeffei isolate fNeoGra1 chromosome 3, fNeoGra1.pri, whole genome shotgun sequence DNA region includes the following protein-coding sequences:
- the LOC132883311 gene encoding OCIA domain-containing protein 1-like isoform X1; its protein translation is MAESSSDFTEYTAETKPQAVLGAEYTPTEEERKVFKQCDEESFWYRSVPFSLSGMALTHMLVTKGKLTASARFGSLPKVLFAGMCGYFAGKLSYMKACQQKFYKLENSPIAETLRQRHRHHQRPPQFAGPQSELSEDEKPQFEAFQSESAFQSESVSQSPLYSPPDFSYSDTTHSAPHHDLHTHALREEDEEQEVKRKPILYEELRNKNRENYDITRNQKMDRDTPKKEVKKNKYGDAWEE
- the LOC132883311 gene encoding OCIA domain-containing protein 1-like isoform X2, which produces MAESSSDFTEYTAETKPAVLGAEYTPTEEERKVFKQCDEESFWYRSVPFSLSGMALTHMLVTKGKLTASARFGSLPKVLFAGMCGYFAGKLSYMKACQQKFYKLENSPIAETLRQRHRHHQRPPQFAGPQSELSEDEKPQFEAFQSESAFQSESVSQSPLYSPPDFSYSDTTHSAPHHDLHTHALREEDEEQEVKRKPILYEELRNKNRENYDITRNQKMDRDTPKKEVKKNKYGDAWEE
- the chic2 gene encoding cysteine-rich hydrophobic domain-containing protein 2 → MMEDFDEIYEEEEEEEEEEEDEGRAAEEQLLKFGPEPVLVRGAGRATVFGLSNKFETEFPSALTGKVAPEEFKASISRVNGCLRKTLPVNVRWLLCGCLCCCCTLGLSLWPVICLSKRTRRSIEKLLEWENNRLYHKLCLHWRLSKRKCETNNMMEYVILIEFLPKIPIFRPD